The window ACTTTAGTTCACTCAACGCTTTAAAAACCACTGTTTCATCTTCCTTTGATATCACCCTGTCAGGTTCCGATATCAGGTCTATCCTCCTGATATCAAAGTAATGCTCCAACAGCATAAAATAAAAGCGGTCCACTTCCTTTGCTTCATAAAGTCCGTCAAGTTCCCGATGAAATACCTGTTGAATATCTTTCACCCTCATTACAAATATTTTAGCATCCATACCGTACAAGAACAATGTCCGGTATTTCCCATCGGGGCGTCTATATACCCAAACCCGGATTTTTTATATAGTTTCTGCGCTGCCAGCATATTAGGCATCGTTTCCAGATAACACTTTTCAAAACCATATTCCCGGGCCCTGTCAAGACAGGCTTGCATCATCTTCATCCCTATTCCCTTCCCTCTTGCTGCCTCCAGAAAATACATCTTCTGAAGTTCACATACATTACCATCATAATAAGCCAAAGCAGCTATACCGGCACCACCTAGAACTTTTCCGTCAAGCTCAACCACAAAATAGGAGGCTTTTTCTTCATCGTAAGCTTCATACATCTTATCCAAAGCTTTATCTGCATATGCCGTACCAACTTTCGGCACATCGTGCTCGAGAAGAACCGATCTCAATACGTTTGCCAACTTCTCATTATCACCTGGTTTTATTTCTCTTATAATATAATCTGCCATCCTTATATAAAATACTATTTTTGCACCTGAAACTCGTTAAGACTTAATCTGGTTAAAAGCTTTATATTATTGGCGTGAATATACACGAAAAATACATAAAACGATGTATTGAACTGGCTAAAAATGGACTTGGAAACACATACCCGAACCCTCTTGTTGGCTCGGTAATAGTATATCAGGACAAAATCATCGGGGAAGGTTGGCATAAAAGAGCCGGAGAACCGCATGCAGAGGTTAATGCAATTAACTCCGTCCGCAACAGGAATCTGTTAAAAAAAGCTACCATATATGTCAGTTTAGAGCCTTGTAGTCATTTTGGAAAAACACCTCCGTGCAGCGATTTGATTATATCTTCAGGCATAAAGAATGTAGTCGTTGGAGCCATCGATCCGTTTGTAGAAGTAGCCGGCAGAGGGATTAAAAAGATGATAGAAGCAGGATGTAATGTAACTGTCGGTGTATTAGACGAAGAATGTCAGGCCCTGAACAAACGCTTTTTTACTTTTCACAACAAAAAGAGACCTTACATCATTTTAAAATGGGCTGAAAGTGCCGACGGATATGTAAGTCCTGTTAAAAAAAACATCAAAGAACCGGTTTGGCTTACCAATCAATATTCAAGACAACTGGTTCATAAATGGCGAAGTGAAGAACAAGCCATTTTAGTTGGCACCAATACGGTATTGGATGACAACCCAAAACTGAATACAAGAGACTGGAAAGGCCTATCGCCTGTCAGAGTTGTTATTGACAAAAACCTGAAAACCTATCCCGACCATTGCATTTGGAATGGACATGTAAAAACCTTTATCATTACAGACCTATCAAGTGAAGATAAAAACCTTTCTGACAACATCATTTTACAAAAAGTTGATTTTCAAAAACCTGTCATCCATGAAATTTGCAAAATACTTTTTCAGGAAGGTCTTCAAAGTATTATTATAGAAGGTGGTTCCAAAACGTTACAAAACTTTATTGATGAAAATCTGTGGGATGAGATCAGAAAATTTAAAAGTAAGGTTGTATTAAACGAGGGGACTCCTGCACCTGTCACGGGTGCAACAATTATAAGTGCTGAAAAAATACTAACCGACAACCTTTTTTATTACTACAACAATGATTAAAAATATAATTTTCGACTTTGGTGATGTATTTATCAATCTGGATAAGCCTGCAACCGTAAATCAGCTTTCAAAATTGGATAGCAGCTTTTGTGTTTCCGGTAAAATGAACGAGATCAATGAAGCATACGAAAAAGGACTGATCGCTACCGACGCCTTCGTTTCATTTTATAAAAGCAAATTTCCAGCGATTAATGAAGCATCCCTGATAAATGCATGGAATGCCATTATCTTGGACCTGCCGGAATACAGGCTTTCTTTTTTGGAGCAACTTGCAAACGAAAAAAAATACCGCCTTTTTTTACTTAGCAACACCAATGAACTACACATTGAACATGTAATAAATACCTGCGGTTCAGACACCTTTAACCGGTTTAAAGACTGCTTCGAAAAATTTTACTTGTCGTATGAAATTCGTTATAGAAAACCTGATCCCGAGATCTATAAATATGTTTTATCTGAAAACAAGCTCAATCCGGAAGAAACCTTATTTATTGATGACGTTAAAGAGAATACCGATGCGGCTTCGGCTCTCCGTATTAAAACCTGGAACCTAAAGCCCGGAATTGACGATGTAACGATGTTAAAGGATCAAACCTGTTTCGGATAATTAAAAAATATAGTTTGAAAGACACCTACCGAACCATCACAAAGCCTTCTGAAGAAATCCTGTATAAAGAAAAAAACAGCAAGTTTTTCGGTTATGTATTCCCTATACAAAATGAAGACGAAGTAAAAGACCTGCTCGAAAGTATTAAAAAGCAACACCACAGTGCCAGACATTGGTGCTATGCGTGGCAGTTTGGAACAGGACAGAACATATCATACAGAGCCAATGATGACGGAGAACCAAATAATTCTGCAGGAATGCCGATATACGGTCAGATACAATCGTTCGACCTTACCAACACCCTTATTGTGATTGTGCGTTATTTCGGTGGCGTAAAACTTGGAGTC of the Zhouia spongiae genome contains:
- the ribD gene encoding bifunctional diaminohydroxyphosphoribosylaminopyrimidine deaminase/5-amino-6-(5-phosphoribosylamino)uracil reductase RibD codes for the protein MNIHEKYIKRCIELAKNGLGNTYPNPLVGSVIVYQDKIIGEGWHKRAGEPHAEVNAINSVRNRNLLKKATIYVSLEPCSHFGKTPPCSDLIISSGIKNVVVGAIDPFVEVAGRGIKKMIEAGCNVTVGVLDEECQALNKRFFTFHNKKRPYIILKWAESADGYVSPVKKNIKEPVWLTNQYSRQLVHKWRSEEQAILVGTNTVLDDNPKLNTRDWKGLSPVRVVIDKNLKTYPDHCIWNGHVKTFIITDLSSEDKNLSDNIILQKVDFQKPVIHEICKILFQEGLQSIIIEGGSKTLQNFIDENLWDEIRKFKSKVVLNEGTPAPVTGATIISAEKILTDNLFYYYNND
- a CDS encoding IMPACT family protein, with the protein product MKDTYRTITKPSEEILYKEKNSKFFGYVFPIQNEDEVKDLLESIKKQHHSARHWCYAWQFGTGQNISYRANDDGEPNNSAGMPIYGQIQSFDLTNTLIVIVRYFGGVKLGVGGLITAYKTAAQMALESSEIIERTIDIIYGLKFEYKDMNKVMRIIKEKNIIIVSQKMELDCFIKISVRQKEAENIKQVFDQLYGVSIKEIDG
- a CDS encoding GNAT family N-acetyltransferase, with the protein product MADYIIREIKPGDNEKLANVLRSVLLEHDVPKVGTAYADKALDKMYEAYDEEKASYFVVELDGKVLGGAGIAALAYYDGNVCELQKMYFLEAARGKGIGMKMMQACLDRAREYGFEKCYLETMPNMLAAQKLYKKSGFGYIDAPMGNTGHCSCTVWMLKYL
- a CDS encoding HAD family hydrolase, whose amino-acid sequence is MIKNIIFDFGDVFINLDKPATVNQLSKLDSSFCVSGKMNEINEAYEKGLIATDAFVSFYKSKFPAINEASLINAWNAIILDLPEYRLSFLEQLANEKKYRLFLLSNTNELHIEHVINTCGSDTFNRFKDCFEKFYLSYEIRYRKPDPEIYKYVLSENKLNPEETLFIDDVKENTDAASALRIKTWNLKPGIDDVTMLKDQTCFG